In Lathyrus oleraceus cultivar Zhongwan6 chromosome 2, CAAS_Psat_ZW6_1.0, whole genome shotgun sequence, the DNA window ggttttcaagatgtccaagcccagcagaatgcttctataaaaagggacttagaaaacctgtttgaacacacaaccaagactgagcgaaatacatagagagagctagggtttgtgtctgtttagtcgtaagacttgtaggtcattcaagtcatccatagatgattcaattggactgatttgtggttgtaatttatcactctaaagttgttaagcaagagtgtgtgtcttcttgatcaaagctttgaagcaagatcaagagtgtgtcttcttgattgaaactatgaagtaaaatcaagagtgtgtaattgaaaagtattttcttttcacaaggggttgttgtttaaaatcactggtgtgtgattgtaagggaagtgagtggattctcatatctaagagtgcttaggtagaaattgcacgggtagagattaggtgagtaagactgtaacttgttgaagtgtacggagagtctttgaactaattctattttagtgaatttccttcctggcttggtagaccccagacgtaggtgagttgcaccgaactgggttaacaattgtttgtgttatttgctttaccattctgtttattttatccattgtgtgttagcagatatcagtgtcgtaacattaccttcgacatcttatatctaataccagaatttcactatcctttggaatatgcaagcaaaataagtgtaagctcaagcaatcaaattaatcaaCAAGCTCTTAtaagatccccaatggctcttgtatctttcactttggatgatcatggcaatggttcttcaatttggctcaaataggattccctagcacaaaagcacacacatcaaaaatttccaatgaagtaaatcaagaatggacaagagtgagtttagaggtttagtccttctaatccatcttcaacattaaggccttttcACTCCATTTTGCATcgggaatgtcctagaatctaagtccatttgtccatttttgcatttggtccacaacaatcaaaacaaaaacacaagcacaataatatatacacaattatgtgctcaagtgagcaaaaggcaaattgcattaacataaacatgtgctcaaatgagcaaaggaaaaatcaaatgaataatatgtacaagaatagtaaattgcataaatgtaaagagcaagaattaaatgttaatggttaatggttagtgttagagttagtgtgccataaggcaatttagcgttatgttaagcaatcataattggacttatgtagaagtcacaactatctgaggccggtcaataataatgtaggcaacaacacaagttagagattttgattagtgaatcaaactcctacaacttgccatgccaaaaagaagatgagaaatgatcttgtattgatttaggttctttgcttgattaggaagcaacttatccttaatgcaaagccattcacttgatccatgatcaagatgaattagatttgaatcaaggaaggttaaacctcccatgtatcaaggctaaccaccaatctttaactcgttgataaaaaaaaagaaaaaaagaagcagaagaataagaagaagaagatgattattaaagtgcattaatggaaatgaaatgaaataatcaacaagcattgaccaaagatagagaagatcaacgtcaaacaatagaaaacagaagcaaaatgaagattagaagtcaagaaacaaataaaatatttttggtatttttcaatattaaaataaaacttgaattaaaataataaagaaaggtcaaacttcaaattcacttcaaatcaactttgaaaagtccaagtgaataatcccaagttcaacaaggtcaaacaaagtttgacaaaaaatttcagaatttttagaagtcagaaactatttttaatcaattaaaaatgcataaaaataacctaattgaattaaaatctcaaataaatctgaaatcaattaataaattgatgagaatatttttcatagatctatcatcattcaaagaggttgaaaaaatatttttgtattttttgaatatcaaaaactaatttaaatgaattaaaaataaccagaaaaaagaaaattcctcaaaaatatcaaattttacaataaaaaatattaaaaatcatttttggaaactagaaattaaaaggagaaaaatgcaattggtctcatattttttggaccaataatgaaggagatatgaatttttaaaatgaaaaggaattaaaggaaataaaagaagatagaaatcagaaatgaaaatgatgaaaatgtgtgGACCATCTGATGagacctcattaattgacgtggatcatcacgtggcCAGGAAGCGCACGCTCACCATGCACTCTAGTCAACTGAAGCGCAAAGGGCCATTTAAATAGTCATAACAATGAACGTACAAGATTAAATCTGGAAAATGAAATGGAAGGCTCAAATTTAATCTGGAGACCATacggtgaccagcgccaccgtcttctccggccagcttcCGGCGAGGTTCCAATTTACAGAGAAACAAACATGCACCAAATGCCATGATCTAGGTAccaatcgaaagctggggtgatgtacatcacccctgtaccaaccaaatccactctaggtttctacattgagagaaatcagagatggaatttccatggtgttcaactgaacttgctagATTTTGAAAATTCGAAGCTCAAaaatgttgcctctatgcagaggatTTCAGATCACATAACAACAGCAAGAAACAACCAGTATATGAGCAGATTCGAAAAAATTAAAATgtgaagtaaacctctgatttgcagagttTGAGAGCATAATTCCTTGCTATGGATGCTTGCAGTTTTTTCTTTAGATCAAAGGgaagaaggctaaggaactttagatccagaaaacaatcaatgaaattgaattctagatctgaaaaattgagagaaaattggtGAGTTCCTTTGGTAGTGAGGGTGAGGATTCAATTGCACATCATTTAGGGCACCTTCAGGTTGCTGAAATGAGAGGCCTTGGCATTATATTTATAGGAGAAAGCATATGATATGCATGAACATTCCCTTGCACGAATGGAAAGGGCCTTCATGCACgagcctgtacaggcgcatggagggcccaattccacttggatttggcaaTTGAAAAATGATAGAAGAAAATTGGACATGCAAATGGTACAGGTttagctcatgcaatgcaaattaattgattttccaaaattgcaccaatgtgttcatgtcttcgaaaatgccatgtccaaacttgaaacaccatctcatgagtaatggttggaaagcttttttcatgaggatcatttgttatgttgatcaaaactccatttgaaacttggaaattgatgaaaagtggacatgaagtgtagggtgcaaaacatgtatatgtgtgaatttcaaaaatggccaaagttcaagcccttctgtctcaatgatgcaagctccaaatgacaaaatcttcaacataaacgttgtagatcttttcaagacaataaatttggacttaaattttgcatcatttggatttttgatgaagacgttatgggcacttgaagttggactttttcacatttcaatgcatttggtccaaagtgacctataatgttttgcattatcacatgtatttcttttaggattttgaaatttttctcaacataaaatttgaagtagacatcttaagatttccaatgaatttaatcccacctcaaaatcatgaaaaaattaaggagttatgtccttgggaagttgacccaaaattagggtttcaatcaaaatgacctataatgttttggaatggatgatgaccttccaagatttAAATAAATTgtttatgaacatgaaagttgtttatatggttctaaagaacattttttctcttggaGTCGTCTCCATTTtacaaacacataaaaagttaggtctcagtgtatttcaaaatagtcagatgaattgattgatcaacttctcaagtccatgcctcatatcttgatgaattgatgatttaggacactcaaataagttcaaatatgcatgaaatgattaattaaagcacttcccttgattgcatttgatcatgggttgaggttgcttcatgagcaaggcagagttgatgaacatatgaattagggtttccttgggaaacaagcctcaaaccctttgatttgccttgatcaaaatgatgaattgcgatacttgggagacatatttgatggatgagagatttgggaaccatttccatgcttgctttcatctcctcttggccatatcaatgcacataggatctcctagaagctctGGACCTTGTACTACTCAAACTGCAAACAAcagatgttagtgacatatttttgtgcttttggttagtgaataaaaatgagaaaatcaataatatacaattcaagcatgcttggtgatctccaACTAACTCTTCAAGAGAgcccacccaaaggtaaggagccaagatgcttatgatccttgaggcaagatgcaaatgcaatgttatgatgccatgagggatcttagggtcaaaattgggatcttacacaAAGCATAAAACATGATAAAAGAATATAAATCATACGAAAACAGGAAAATAACAAGGTAAAACAACTAATAAAAGTGATGCGAAAACCGCTTATCACTACACTAATATACAAAGTCTCTCACCTCACGTGAGTGGGTCCTCCAAAACCTTCGTAACATTACCATACAAGGCTTCTCGCCACAATGGACAAACCCTAACCACTCTAAATTGTTATAAATCTATTAAAACCTCCTAATAGTCCTACCATTGTAGGAATACTATGCACACCTATACTTTTTTGACAATATAAATATAATCATAATTTTAATTTCAACTTATACACATAAgatttattttatatatttacagattatttaataaatttttctcttcatttttttgtttattttttttacgGTTTACTCTATGTAATAAAATATAAATGAAAAATTAAATATCAAATGTATTTGGTATAAAGTTTGGGtcaaatttattttaaaaattaaaaaataaaatatttttatatgTGAGACGTGGATATTATTGGTGCAATATACGTACATTGTTATCAtattctttttatttatttatgagAAAAAGGATGGTGCATTGACAATGTAAATTATTTTTACACTGTTAACCAATGACAACCATGTATCCCGCCAAATCAGCtattaaattataaattatttatatGATCTGGCACTTTAAAGTATTTTAATTGAATGCATGTATAATActtttttacactgacagtgtacTACCATTAAactctttatttatttatttataaaaatttGACAAACCTAATATATGCACTCCTCAGTTGATAATTACTATTTTCTCCTACAATTTATTTAGAGTggtttttttataaaattatttcAATAATATAAAAATTCATATCCAATGAATTTTCTTTTTCCAATATATCAATTTGAAATAATTATATTTGTCTCTCAAACATTAAATATAAATAAgtataaataatatttttgacCAATCTCGTGGTGTAATAGGAGTTACcaaaatataatatttaaaaaatcaaaatatcCAAATTAATAAATCgaaaattaaacaaaaataatcaCAATATCTTATAAAAAAAGAGGTTAGGTCGGAAAGGACACACATCTTTTGACCAgtttaatttttctttttttatttacAATATAAAATAAGAACttcaaaattcaaaaattcaaaatatGATTTTCATTTTTATCAATTCAAATAAGAAACGCCGAGATATGACTAAGAAATTAAGAAAATTAGAGAAAGTGGTGTTGTATAAGAGCAATAGTTGGAGTATTGATGATGTggtgaaaaataagaaaaagaatAACAACATCAATACTAATAGGATTTTGATATCGATCAATATCTTCGGTAGTTCGGGACCATTAACAATAGTGGTTAATGAAGATGATGTTGTTTGTGATGTTATTGTCAAAGCTCTCAAATTTTATGCACGTCAAGATAGATTACCTACTTTAAAATCTGATGCATCTGATTATGTTTTACAATGCTCAAATGATGTCTCTGATGGTAAGACTTTTTAACATGATAATTACTTTTGTGTGTTAATTTTTTGATGTTTAAAGAAAATAATTGAATACTTCACTTTAATCTGAtgtaatttttattttattttataatttttatgtTACTTCTTGTGTTTGTTGCTGTTATTTATTGTATTTGGTTTTGATGCAAGTGCTTTTTCTATGCATAATTATTCACGAGCAATCTAGTCTATTGTATGTTTTATTCTTTATTATATCAATTTTTTGGTTTTAAGAGATGtgttttttgaattttttttaaaaagccTATTCGTTCGCACAATTATTCACAAACATGATTGTATGTTGTTTTTACTTATTTTATGAAGTCAATAAAAATTAATTTAAgaaattttgaaaaataaattattttatgcgagttgattatatatatatatatatatatatatatatatatatatatatatatataatctatatatatatatatatatatatatatattatatatatatatatatatatatatatatatatatatatatatatatatatatatatatatatatatctatatatatatatatatatatatatatatatatatatataatatatataatatatatatatatatatatatatatatatatatatatatatatctatatatatatatatattatatatattatatataataatatatatatatatatatatatatatatattatatatatatgattTTTACTTCATTACTTAATTTTTATTATAGAGGGAATAAACTATacacaaaaaataaaaaatgaagcgaagaaaattaaaaatttaaaaatatgTGATAATAAAAGAAGATATTTTACTCTCGATTAAATTGATTTTTTGTTAAATAGATTAGTGAACAAATTCACATGCTTAAATGTCGAAAATCCGTGTTCAAACTCAGTCTTACCTAAAATAGGTTTTTTTATCTAAATTGTTTCAATATTCACAATACAATTAAATCAATATTTATTCTTTTAGTTAACATTTTTTTCTATTAACTAATATTTATTCTAGATGTTTAAATTTTTTTCCTTTAAATTACTATAGAAGAAAataagttattttattttatttattttattggTTAGGATTTGactattttttctttttttcaaaatatatttttaacTTATACACAAGGTATGAATAATTTTACATTAAATTTTTGTTAAACGTGTTTGGTCCAAATTTTGTATCAAATATATTTGACAATTTAATTTTGCGTGTGTTAATATTTTATTAGAATGAAACTAAATCTCAAAACATATACAAAATTACATATACACATTATTCTTATATAATTGTTGAAATATAAGTACTTAAAAGTGTTAGTCATATAAGTGTTTAAAtgatttattttgtttgtttattttggGAGCAGCTCTAGGTCCATCTGAACCCATAGGAAGTTTTAGGACAAGAAAGTTTGTGCTATATGAGAATCAATCATCATCTACAAAGACAGAAGAAGCAGAATCAAAGGGAAGAAACGGTAGATGGAAATCATTTAGTTTTAAAAAATTCCGTTTCGCACTGCATTATGCAGCTATTGGTCGTGGTGGTGGCAGAGATTAACTTTCTTTTGATATGCATTTTACAAAAGTTATGAATTATTATAGAGATGGTTGGAATAATGTAAAACATGAATAAGAAATAAGTGATGAACCAATATAGAGATTGTTGTTAAATACTTTACTTTGGGTAtataaaacataaataaatttaGTCGATACATGTAAATCGTGTTTTAGTAATTTTTAGTAGTGTTAAGTGTTATATGTTTGAGTAATGTTATTTGTTTTTTTAATCTACGTGTTCAAAAATACAAGAATATATATTTGTTGAAGTACTTTAACTTTCAAATTATTTAATACATAATTTTTAAAACTAAATATAAAGAAATTTAATCGATAACTAATTTAATGTTGGAATTTCGCAAAATTCATGACGTGGAATTTCACTAAACATATGGAGAATTTCGAATCAACCTTGATGAATAAGAATCAATCTTTATGATTGATTACTtctcttgttcttcactcttcactcaAGTGAATCAACTACACCTTGGTTGTAAGACGATTCTGCTACACATCAATTATTGAAGAAGGAAAAGAAGAACTGAATTTGGGGAAGaaaagaaattagggtttcaacgAGAGAAGGAAGAAGAATAATAATTCTGCTGAGAAACTTCTCTGCTTCCAAACTGAAATTTTATTCAACTCTTCTCTTTGCAACCGTATTCATTGTATTTTACAATAATAGGATACCTCCTATTTATAGGTTGAGATTGCTTGCACACCAAGCAATCTCTAACAAACTAACTAACTCGTCTAAAATACAAAATAAAGCTAAGTTTAATTTTCTTTTGAGATACACTTATTTTCAACATTTCGACAGCTATTGTGCAAAGCATTTAGACAATAA includes these proteins:
- the LOC127122102 gene encoding uncharacterized protein LOC127122102 codes for the protein MTKKLRKLEKVVLYKSNSWSIDDVVKNKKKNNNINTNRILISINIFGSSGPLTIVVNEDDVVCDVIVKALKFYARQDRLPTLKSDASDYVLQCSNDVSDALGPSEPIGSFRTRKFVLYENQSSSTKTEEAESKGRNGRWKSFSFKKFRFALHYAAIGRGGGRD